The Sorangiineae bacterium MSr11954 DNA segment GAGGCGCTGTTCGTGGCATTCCCCGATAGGTCGTACGCCTTCACGAAAATGTTGTGGACACCATTTCCGGATTCGAGGGTATTCCACTGGACTTCGAAGGGCGATCCGTAGACCGTTTTCTTGAGCGCGCCGTCGACATAGACCTCGACCGCCTGGATGCCGGTGTCGTCGTGCGCATAACCTCGGATTGTCGTGGGAGCGATGATGGTGTCCCCGTGTTGGGGCTCCTTGATGACAATGTCGTCGGGTGGCGTGAGATCGACCCCGACGCCGGTGAGGGTCCAAGCCTTCACCACCGCTTTTACCTCCGGGCTACCATAGCCGTAAAGGGCGGCCGCCGCCTCGTACGTGGCGCGCGATGCCATCGAAAAGGACGTCTGCGAGGTCATGTAGGTGGTCAAGGCCTTGTACCAAATGGCCGCGGCAGCATCGATCCCGATGCCCGTCATGCTTCCACCACGATGGTGGCTCCCACCCATCGCGAGCAGATAAAATGTTTTGTTCGCGATGCCGGAATTGACGTGCACACCGCCGTTGTCGGAAGCCCCGCGGTACCTTTCGATGTAGTGATCGGGATCGTCGTCGTCCGTGTACTGGACCGTACGATGATTCAAGAGATGCGGGTCATCGAGATGCCGAGCTGCATCGCCCGGGATGGCCGGCGTGAAGCACTGTTCCCCCATTTTCCACATATCGCTGCTCTCACCGCGAACGTATCGCTCGACCAGCGCGGCAAATACATCGGAGTAGGATTCGTTGAGCGCGCCCGATTGGCCAGAATACAGAAGGTTCGCCGTGTGCTGGGTTACGCCGTGCATCATTTCGTGCGCGACCACATCGAGGGACACCAGCGGCGAGAAGTTCGTGCCGTTGCCGTCCCCGTAGGTCACGCTCGTACCGTCCCAGAAGGCATTGTTGTAATTCGTGCCGAAATGAACCTTGGATACGAAAAGAGGCGTCACGCCGTCGATGGCGGTCATCTCCGAGGGGCCGCCGTTTCCGTCGAGGCCATTGCGCCCGAGGACATTTTGGAGGTACTCCCACGTCTTCCGTGCATTGTCGTGCACATCGACGGCGGCCCGTTGCGATGGAGCGTCCCAGGTGTCGTCGGCGTCGGTGAATCGCTCCGGGTTGGTGATCTCGGAGCGGTTCCGGAGATCGAAGGTGCCCAGTCGATGCGGGAGGTCCTCCATGTAGTAGGCGCCCGAATGAGACGTCGTATCGATGGAGACGGTGCCGCTATAGAGCGAGTGGCCGGTGCCGGTCTGCAGATTGTCGTAGCGCCATAAAAAGGACTTGTCGTGCGCATCGATGAAGACCACCGGCATCGATGTTCGCTTGGTGCCATCGAGGATGCGCAGCTGCACGCGCCAAGCGAGATGCGCCGTCCCGTCATCGCGAAAGACCCAGAGATCGGCCTCTGGGGCCGCGGTGAGAGCGGCTTTTGGAGGCGCGACGCCCGGGAGGCAGTTTGAACAACCCTCGACCCGGAGGGCCTCGGCGATCGCCTGGTCGTGGGGAATGGTCGGGACGATGTCGACCGTCGCATCGCGGATAAAACCGTCCGTGACCGAAGCGACCGTGCCATCGGGAGCGAGGTGCGTGATTCCCTCGCCTCCGAACACCGGCACGCCCTTCACGGTCTGCTGCAAACGAACATGCGTTCGAGCCGCCTCGTCGCGAAAGACCTTCATGGGCTTCAAATCCGCGGGGTCGCCCAGCCCGTACAGGGCTGCATGCTGCGCCAGATGCGCCACGCTTGCCGTCACCGCTTGCTGCATGTCCGCCGAAGGCTGCCCGGGAGTCGGGCCTTTCTCGGATTGGCAGCCAAAGGTTCCCGCCATCGATCCGGCAAGAACGAGAATTGAGACTATCACGTTTCTCGAGCGCACATCGTCCTCCTTGTCAGGGTATGCTCCATCCTGAGTCGCCAACATTCTTGGACGGAGCAAGCGCTCCATTATTCTCGCGCATGGTGCGCGCGCCAGCTCGAACGAATGGCGCACAATCCATCTTTTTCCGCCACGCTACGAAGCATTCGGCGCCGCGCTTCCCGCGCGGCTATCCATTCGCGCGTCGTTCGGTCAACGCGCGCCCAGCCGCGCCTCGAGCCGCGCGCGGCGATCGCGAATGGAAGGATAACCGCGCATCCATTCCCAGCGGGCGCGCGTGGCCCGATCGAGCAGCGCGGAGAGGGCATTCCGCCATTCCGGCCGACCATCTTTTGCGAGCTCGCGTCGCGCGGCGGATCCCACGTC contains these protein-coding regions:
- a CDS encoding M4 family metallopeptidase, producing the protein MRHSFELARAPCARIMERLLRPRMLATQDGAYPDKEDDVRSRNVIVSILVLAGSMAGTFGCQSEKGPTPGQPSADMQQAVTASVAHLAQHAALYGLGDPADLKPMKVFRDEAARTHVRLQQTVKGVPVFGGEGITHLAPDGTVASVTDGFIRDATVDIVPTIPHDQAIAEALRVEGCSNCLPGVAPPKAALTAAPEADLWVFRDDGTAHLAWRVQLRILDGTKRTSMPVVFIDAHDKSFLWRYDNLQTGTGHSLYSGTVSIDTTSHSGAYYMEDLPHRLGTFDLRNRSEITNPERFTDADDTWDAPSQRAAVDVHDNARKTWEYLQNVLGRNGLDGNGGPSEMTAIDGVTPLFVSKVHFGTNYNNAFWDGTSVTYGDGNGTNFSPLVSLDVVAHEMMHGVTQHTANLLYSGQSGALNESYSDVFAALVERYVRGESSDMWKMGEQCFTPAIPGDAARHLDDPHLLNHRTVQYTDDDDPDHYIERYRGASDNGGVHVNSGIANKTFYLLAMGGSHHRGGSMTGIGIDAAAAIWYKALTTYMTSQTSFSMASRATYEAAAALYGYGSPEVKAVVKAWTLTGVGVDLTPPDDIVIKEPQHGDTIIAPTTIRGYAHDDTGIQAVEVYVDGALKKTVYGSPFEVQWNTLESGNGVHNIFVKAYDLSGNATNSASINVTVAHETTPPTTRITDPVEGQEVYNQFTTYAVANDNVRVARVEFWVDGSKVNDSFCDPDTRCWFQWDSRTAPNGRHTLVTKAYDTVGNMGESAPVNVVVINNQVPPTVSITSPAPGATVGEVVTIAAAASDDVAVKGVDFRIDGKYVGSVETAPYEYIWDTRDFGNGPHTLKAIAYDKVGNTATAEIAVTAKSVTLAEYDPISKAPRCSTIAPRCDTGPRLVEKRGPLEPNGPNTIDGCADGTESTGGYLWLDRVRIFTDDGTKLKAGKKVTIEANVFGSNAILDIYHAPSASNPRWTLIKSQPLLGSHAKLSVPFTLPTFGGGLQAIRGIVRLRDDPPGACAGGWYTDRDDVVFPVASILGAADDD